In Calothrix sp. PCC 7507, one DNA window encodes the following:
- a CDS encoding sensor histidine kinase has translation MLKLLQSLFADGLFIPHGHCYLWKTGLVWLHIISDSLIALAYFSIPIALVYFVRKREDLPFKSILLLFGAFIISCGTTHIMEIWTLWHPTYWLSGFIKAFTAFISVYTALTLVPIIPQALALPSPAQLEIANSQLKLTLKELADTQTQLIHTEKMSSLGQLVAGLAHEINNPINFIYGNALIVKEYITDLLKLISLYQECYPQQVTEIQAFSNKIDVDFIREDLPSILSSIVTGANRISNLVLSLRNFSRLDEAEIKQVDIHEGIDSTLSLLQSRLKGEGNHPDIQVIKEYGNLPKIYCYPGQINQVFMNILSNAIDTLKESVHGCNLSSTKVKETGNQKPLNNNPQIRIYTKLLDTNKLIIRIADNGCGMTEEVKKKIFDPFFTTKDVGSGIGLGMAISYQIIDKHGGELNFISDFLQGTEFLIQLPIKTDY, from the coding sequence ATGCTGAAACTATTACAAAGCCTTTTTGCAGATGGCTTATTTATTCCACATGGACATTGTTACCTCTGGAAAACGGGCTTAGTGTGGTTACACATTATATCAGATTCTTTAATTGCCCTTGCTTATTTTTCTATTCCCATCGCCCTTGTTTACTTCGTCCGCAAGCGTGAAGATTTACCCTTTAAATCAATACTGTTATTATTTGGAGCTTTCATTATTTCCTGTGGTACAACCCACATAATGGAAATATGGACGCTTTGGCATCCTACTTATTGGCTATCTGGTTTCATCAAAGCTTTTACTGCTTTCATATCAGTTTATACGGCTCTGACTTTAGTGCCGATAATTCCCCAGGCACTAGCTTTGCCAAGTCCAGCACAACTGGAGATAGCTAATAGCCAACTGAAACTCACTCTCAAAGAACTTGCAGATACGCAAACTCAACTAATTCACACCGAAAAAATGTCTTCTTTGGGACAATTAGTTGCAGGACTTGCTCATGAAATTAACAACCCAATTAATTTCATTTATGGTAATGCTCTGATTGTTAAGGAATATATTACCGATTTGCTCAAATTGATTTCGCTTTATCAGGAGTGCTATCCACAACAAGTAACAGAAATTCAAGCTTTCAGTAATAAAATTGATGTCGATTTTATTAGAGAGGACTTACCGAGCATATTATCTTCTATAGTCACAGGAGCCAACCGCATCAGTAATTTAGTATTATCATTACGCAACTTCTCACGGCTTGATGAAGCCGAAATCAAGCAAGTCGATATTCACGAAGGTATTGATAGTACTCTCTCATTGTTGCAAAGTCGTTTGAAAGGTGAAGGAAATCATCCCGATATTCAAGTGATTAAAGAATACGGTAATTTGCCTAAAATATATTGTTATCCAGGACAAATAAATCAAGTGTTTATGAATATTTTATCTAATGCCATAGATACTTTGAAAGAGTCAGTGCATGGTTGTAATCTGTCAAGTACTAAGGTAAAAGAGACTGGAAATCAAAAACCGTTAAATAATAATCCTCAAATTCGCATTTACACTAAACTTTTAGACACCAATAAATTAATTATTCGGATTGCTGATAACGGCTGTGGGATGACAGAAGAAGTAAAGAAAAAAATATTTGACCCCTTCTTTACAACTAAAGATGTTGGCTCAGGTATAGGTTTAGGAATGGCGATTAGCTACCAAATTATAGATAAACATGGAGGCGAATTAAATTTTATATCGGATTTTTTGCAAGGTACAGAGTTTTTGATTCAACTGCCAATTAAAACGGATTATTAG
- a CDS encoding PhzF family phenazine biosynthesis protein: MGQIITQVDAFTNTRFAGNPAAVCVLVAAADDGWMQNVALEMNLSETAFLVRQENGFNLRWFTPTVEVPLCGHATLASAHVLWSEGHLLPDEVARFFTKSGVLIAKKKGAWIELDFPVNHSQATVAPPELDEALGVPYKSVLQNSLGYLVELESEELVRKLQPNFQLLKTLPIADLIVTSGTNYNSQYDFVSRFFAPALGVNEDPVTGAAHCCLAPFWRDRLHKDDFLAYQASSRGGVVKVHYTGGDRVFLSGQAVTVMRGELTT; the protein is encoded by the coding sequence ATGGGACAAATTATTACTCAGGTAGATGCTTTTACTAATACACGCTTTGCGGGAAACCCGGCGGCTGTTTGTGTTCTGGTTGCTGCTGCGGATGATGGCTGGATGCAGAATGTGGCGCTAGAGATGAATTTATCTGAGACGGCTTTTCTTGTGAGACAGGAGAATGGGTTCAATCTGCGTTGGTTTACACCAACGGTGGAAGTACCGCTTTGTGGACATGCTACCTTAGCTAGCGCCCATGTATTGTGGTCAGAGGGACATCTTTTACCAGATGAAGTGGCGCGTTTCTTCACTAAAAGCGGAGTATTGATTGCTAAGAAAAAAGGTGCGTGGATTGAGTTAGATTTTCCTGTGAATCACTCACAAGCAACAGTTGCGCCGCCAGAACTAGACGAAGCTTTGGGTGTACCATACAAGTCTGTGTTGCAGAATTCTTTAGGCTATCTGGTGGAGTTGGAGTCTGAAGAGTTGGTGCGAAAATTACAGCCTAACTTCCAGTTACTAAAAACATTGCCTATAGCTGATTTAATCGTCACTAGTGGCACTAATTATAATTCCCAATACGATTTCGTCTCTCGCTTCTTTGCACCGGCATTAGGGGTTAATGAAGACCCCGTGACTGGAGCGGCCCATTGTTGTCTAGCTCCGTTTTGGCGCGATCGCCTGCATAAAGATGATTTCTTAGCTTATCAAGCATCAAGTCGTGGCGGAGTAGTCAAGGTACATTATACAGGTGGCGATCGCGTCTTTCTTTCCGGACAAGCTGTTACTGTAATGCGGGGAGAATTAACTACTTAG
- the csaB gene encoding polysaccharide pyruvyl transferase CsaB, whose translation MRALLSGYYGKGNGGDEALLATLLQMLPPHVTPVVLSGNPEETRDRYGVESYDRMAVAPVLQALRSCDAFIWGGGSLIQDVTSTISPFYYGGLMALAQKMGLKTVAWAQGIGPLKRAPTRWLAQYSFGYCTRVSVRDRASAALLSDWQIPFILAPDPVWALSSKPVPRLWDLPAPRVAVTLRSHPQLTETRLANLTRALVDFQKATQAFILLLPFQKSEDLSIAQAIQPHLKNVSKILCLEDPQLLKGVFKGVEMAIGMRLHSLIMAAAEGCRCFALSYDPKVNRLMEDLEMPGWDLAMLPDDPNVISKTWMEHYANGDPLSPDQIQSLVDRALMHRDLLSEALSH comes from the coding sequence ATGCGGGCGTTGTTGTCTGGGTATTACGGAAAAGGTAATGGTGGTGATGAAGCTTTGTTAGCAACGCTTTTGCAAATGCTCCCACCCCATGTCACGCCTGTAGTTTTGTCTGGTAATCCTGAAGAAACCCGCGATCGCTATGGTGTGGAATCCTACGATCGCATGGCTGTTGCACCCGTACTGCAAGCTTTGCGTTCTTGTGATGCTTTTATCTGGGGTGGTGGGAGTTTAATTCAAGATGTTACTAGTACCATTAGCCCTTTTTATTATGGGGGGTTGATGGCATTGGCACAAAAAATGGGTTTGAAAACTGTGGCTTGGGCGCAGGGTATTGGCCCTCTAAAACGTGCCCCGACTCGTTGGTTGGCACAATACTCCTTCGGATATTGTACCAGAGTTAGTGTGCGCGATCGCGCTAGTGCCGCTTTATTATCTGATTGGCAAATTCCGTTTATCTTGGCACCTGATCCGGTTTGGGCGCTGTCATCTAAGCCAGTACCGAGACTTTGGGATTTACCTGCACCTAGAGTGGCGGTGACTTTGCGATCGCATCCCCAACTTACAGAAACACGCTTGGCTAATTTGACTCGTGCTTTAGTTGACTTTCAAAAAGCCACACAAGCCTTTATTTTATTATTGCCATTTCAAAAAAGTGAAGATTTAAGCATTGCCCAAGCCATTCAACCCCATTTGAAAAATGTCAGCAAAATTTTGTGTCTGGAAGATCCGCAGCTTTTAAAAGGTGTGTTTAAGGGCGTAGAAATGGCAATTGGGATGCGTCTGCACAGCTTGATTATGGCTGCTGCTGAAGGGTGTCGCTGTTTTGCGCTTAGTTATGACCCCAAGGTAAATCGCTTAATGGAAGATTTAGAAATGCCTGGGTGGGATTTGGCAATGTTGCCAGATGATCCGAATGTCATTAGTAAGACTTGGATGGAGCATTACGCTAATGGTGATCCGCTTTCACCTGATCAAATTCAATCTTTGGTAGATCGGGCTTTAATGCATCGTGATTTATTGAGTGAAGCTTTGAGTCATTAA
- a CDS encoding DUF2499 domain-containing protein translates to MHALSIPTWIIHVSSVIEWIAAIWLIWTYGELTSNRTWWGLSLAMLPALVSAMCACTWHYFDNAQSLEWLVTLQATMTLVGNFTMWAAAVWIWRSAQPASKSVNSEQ, encoded by the coding sequence ATGCACGCCCTTTCGATTCCCACCTGGATAATTCATGTTTCTAGCGTGATTGAGTGGATTGCCGCCATTTGGTTAATCTGGACATACGGCGAACTCACTAGCAACCGCACTTGGTGGGGATTGTCCCTTGCCATGTTACCCGCTTTGGTCAGCGCCATGTGTGCCTGCACTTGGCACTATTTCGACAACGCCCAATCTTTAGAATGGTTAGTAACACTCCAGGCTACCATGACCTTAGTTGGTAATTTTACAATGTGGGCAGCTGCTGTGTGGATTTGGCGTTCTGCCCAGCCTGCCAGTAAATCAGTGAACAGTGAACAGTGA
- a CDS encoding DUF3593 domain-containing protein produces MMSKETLFALSLFPYLGFLWFISRSKLMPRLALYGFYGTLVFVGVTIPAGIYAKLHYQESLANVDWLHGGAEVFLTLSNILVVLGFWQAVKQLKSVNSEQ; encoded by the coding sequence ATGATGTCAAAAGAAACCCTATTTGCCCTTTCACTGTTTCCCTATTTGGGTTTCTTGTGGTTTATTAGCCGCAGTAAACTAATGCCGCGTTTGGCGCTATATGGATTTTACGGCACTCTGGTATTCGTCGGTGTCACCATACCCGCCGGGATATATGCCAAATTGCATTATCAAGAATCCTTAGCAAATGTCGATTGGTTACATGGCGGTGCTGAAGTGTTTTTGACGCTTTCTAACATTTTGGTTGTGCTGGGTTTTTGGCAAGCTGTGAAACAATTAAAATCAGTGAACAGTGAACAGTGA
- the hisA gene encoding 1-(5-phosphoribosyl)-5-[(5-phosphoribosylamino)methylideneamino]imidazole-4-carboxamide isomerase produces MDVIPAIDLLAGNCVRLYQGDYERSQVFNENPVDVAKQWVDQGAAKLHVVDLDGAKAGKLVNLRAIEAIAQAVSIPIQVGGGLRDRLSVQQLFNIGVQRAILGTIAVEQPQLVQQLCQEFPGQIIIGIDARNGLVATRGWLETSEVLATQLAVQMAELGAAAIIYTDIHRDGTLSGPNIEALRELAAAISIPVIASGGVSSVTDLLSLLALEPQGVTGVIVGRALYTGDISLKEALRAIGSGRIQDIPPNLDFSTFA; encoded by the coding sequence ATGGATGTAATTCCAGCGATTGATTTATTGGCAGGCAATTGTGTGCGACTGTATCAGGGAGACTATGAGCGATCGCAGGTTTTTAACGAAAACCCCGTGGATGTTGCCAAACAGTGGGTTGATCAGGGTGCTGCAAAACTACACGTAGTTGATTTAGATGGTGCGAAAGCAGGTAAGCTGGTTAACTTGAGAGCTATTGAGGCGATCGCCCAAGCAGTGTCAATACCCATTCAAGTAGGCGGGGGACTGCGCGATCGCCTCAGTGTACAACAACTGTTTAATATAGGAGTACAGCGGGCAATTCTCGGTACAATCGCCGTAGAGCAACCCCAATTAGTCCAACAACTCTGCCAAGAATTTCCTGGACAGATTATTATTGGCATTGATGCCCGTAATGGACTAGTAGCGACTCGTGGTTGGTTAGAAACCTCAGAAGTTTTAGCAACCCAACTAGCAGTACAAATGGCAGAATTAGGCGCAGCCGCGATAATTTATACAGATATTCACCGTGATGGTACTCTCTCAGGACCAAATATAGAAGCTTTACGCGAACTCGCAGCAGCAATTTCAATACCAGTAATTGCTTCTGGTGGCGTCAGTTCAGTCACCGATCTGTTGAGTTTATTAGCCTTAGAACCACAAGGTGTCACAGGTGTAATTGTCGGTCGTGCCCTGTATACTGGAGATATTTCCCTCAAAGAAGCATTGCGGGCGATCGGCTCAGGGCGGATTCAAGATATTCCACCCAACCTAGATTTTTCTACCTTTGCTTAA